ttttattttattcaagattttaattaacaatttatatttttttttgtacaggTATGTtatcaacatttatttttaaaattcctgGATCGGTTTTGGAATCGCCTCACAAGCTCATATGAAGGGCGAAAATCGCCAGGATGGCAGTTGCACTGATAGCCAAAAAGCGTCCTGCACCGGAGGCGTTGCACAAGTCACCTTTGCAGGTGAAGCAGCTTTCCACCTGGCGGCTGTGGGTCACCGTGCACTCGTTCTCCTTCTGCCCGATGGATTCAAAGTGGCAATCCCGGGATACGATAGTTCCAGCACGGTCTGTGgaaagaaatttataattcataGATATTATGTTTGCATAGAATATTTACTAAAGAGGAACAGCCCCATTAATAtagtcaatattttttttaatggaactGTATGAATAATGGTCTTTAAAtgtcaaaattttatatttatttttgtttttatttaaaaaacccaaAGGTTTAagaattgatttttaaaaatgattgttTACTAATtcgaaaaatataatttttcttatataaTAACTTTGAAACAATCATTGCCTTGCTTTTGCCAACATTTTAGTTTAcagtaaaaaattttatattaaaaccaaaagaaaTGGAATTTACTAGTGCTAAATTAAAGGCGTTGTATTGCGTATTACTCATTTGTTAAGATACCAATTGTATCTATCCCTTTGAAAACGCCGCTAAGACATGCAATAAAAGGACTGCAGttgaacaaatattaatattcaaatattgcATCTTTTACAACAACTAGCAGGTCATACTTCACACGGGTCCTAACAATGCACTGCAAATTATAGCTCTATATGTGATAAAGTATTGAAAGTTAATTGTTTACTTCTAATGACTCATAACACAGTACACCTAAAGCTATAAACAAAtgattaaatacattttcgcTTAAAATTGGAACAACAAACTTGTCACActttaaaagtgttttctaatttttttttttaatcttattaACTCAATATAACTATATACGGTctttgagttttatttaaatttaccaaaaaagcgagtcatttttatttatattttttttaaccattaaCTTTACTTCTTAAAAGTTTAGCATAAGTTTGTATTGACAAACTATATTGGTTGAGTTTTCAAATCCCATCTTTTTCCGCTTGAGCAACGCACTGTATCTGCTTTGCATACGATTTCTcagtttgtgttttgtttgccatATGTTAATTTGAACGCGACCTCCCCCCTCTTTTGGATCTTGAGTAGTTCGTCCGGGTGACATCACGTCTTATAAAAGTGTTTATTGCGCTCAAGGTGCGTGCGTCTCCAATATTGGAATCAGTATGCAAGAGGTAATCTTCGTGAAATTTCACTCACCGCTGGTCACCACCTTGTTGCACCTGGTCACTGGCTGCAGTTGATCCATGGTGTTCGGTTTGGGCACACTATCGCAATCCACCGAACGGATGTTAGAGGAGGCATCGATCTTATCCTTGGCGCAGTTGGGATCCGTCAGGGATTTGCACTGGTAGCATTTGATGGCCGATGCTGGAGTAGACAGAAATGAATGAAAAAtcagtaaatatttataaattcaccGCAAAGGCTTTGTCAAGGTCGCCGCTTTGAATTTGCTTAGCTTGTAACCAGTTTGAGATCTCCACTTCCCTCTCGATCTCACTCGTTTGCCTTATGCAACGCCCTCAGCCGAATAAACAATAACTCAATACCCACAAGATTCTCCAGACCCCTGTAATTTCTCAACTATGAAGTCATTCctatattcaatttaaaaacgtACGCAAATGTACGTGagtatatgtatttttaaatcttgttAAGCTGCGTAAATATgtacttatattaaaaatcgctggcggcaaacattttttaaattatttttttttttggttgattTAATGATGATTTAATTTGGATGACAAAATAGaattgattattttgttttgttaattaatgGAAATTTTTGAACGCCATTAAAAGTTTCCATTTAATTCATTCTTTTTCCattgaaaaagtatttattaacTTCTTATAGAATGAttctataaataatatttctaagTTTTCATAAATACACTTTAAATACATTCTTGTAGCCCATATCTAAAATCCTTTTTCTAAGCTTTCACTCAAAACTGGTTTTCTTTTGACACAGATtagtttaatttgtaatttacatATACCTATGTATATATTACTTCCCGTCAGAAATGTcaccaaaaatgaaaattcacTTACCACTGTGCATCAAGCACAAGGCAATAAGGAGAACACCAACCAGTTGTTTCAGCATATTTgctacaatatttaaattgttatgaaCTTAAGTTTGAAAAAATAG
This genomic stretch from Drosophila gunungcola strain Sukarami unplaced genomic scaffold, Dgunungcola_SK_2 000001F, whole genome shotgun sequence harbors:
- the LOC128261513 gene encoding lymphocyte antigen 6 complex locus protein G6d codes for the protein MLKQLVGVLLIALCLMHSASAIKCYQCKSLTDPNCAKDKIDASSNIRSVDCDSVPKPNTMDQLQPVTRCNKVVTSDRAGTIVSRDCHFESIGQKENECTVTHSRQVESCFTCKGDLCNASGAGRFLAISATAILAIFALHMSL